Genomic DNA from Streptomyces sp. PCS3-D2:
AGAGCCCGGCGTCGGAGACCTGACCATCCGCGGCAACCGCATCCACGAGAACAACAAGTTCTGCAAGGGCAACAGCCGCCTCCCCGACATCCAGGGCGTCGGGGTCGTCCTCACAGGGGCCGAAGAGACGATCGTACGTTCGAACTCCATCCGCGGGAACGTCGGATCCTCCCCGCTGTCGGGCGGAATCCTGCTGTTCAAGAGCTTCGTGGGCGCGACGAACACCGACAACGTCATCGAGGACAACGTGGTGCGGGACAACCGGCCGGCCGACCTGGCCAACCAGGGAGCCGGTTCGGGCAACCGGTTCCTCAACAACCGGTGCGACACCTCCGTGCCCACCGGCATGTGCTGACCCGTGTTCCCCCTCATCAGGAGAATGGAGGCCGTATGACCACGCTGAGTTCCACCCCCGCCCCCACGCCGGCTCCCGTCCCCGCCCCGAACGCAGGCCCCCCGCACACGCCCCCGCCCGCCATGCGCCTGCGCGAGCTCGCCTTCGGAGCGGCCGTCGCCGCCGCCGTACGGGCCGCGGCCCGCCTCCGGGTCGCCGACGCCCTCGGGGAGTCGCCCGCCACCCCCGCCGACCTCGCGGCCGCCGTGCACGCGGAGCCGAAGCCCCTGCAACGGCTGCTCCGCGCCCTGTCCTGCCACGGCATCTTCGCCGAGACCGAGGACGGGAGCTTCGTCCACACCGAGATGTCGCGGCTGCTGCGCGAGGACGACCCGCACAGCCTCCGGCACATCTCCCTGTGGTGCACGGAGCCGTGGACCTGGCAGGCCTGGCCGCGACTGGACGACGCGGTGAGCACCGGTGACGGCGCGAGCATCTTCCACGACCTGTTCGGCAAGGGCTTCTTCGACTACCTGCACGAGGACGCCCACGAGTCGGCGCACGTCTTCAACCGCGCCATGACCACCTCCAGCGTGCAGTCCGCGCTGGATGTCGCGGACCTCCTCGACCTGACCGGCGTCTCGGTGGTCGCGGACATCGGCGGCGGCCAGGGCCACGTGCTGGCCAGCCTGCTCGAGAAGCACCCCACCGTACGGGGGCACCTGCTCGACCTGCCCGGGGTGGTCGCCAAGGCCGATCCCCGACTCCTGGACGGCGGCCCCCTGGCCGACCGGACGGGCATCGTCCCCGGCGACTGCCGCGAGGCCGTCCCCGTCGAGGCCGACCTCTACATCATCAAGAACATCCTCGAATGGGACGACGAGAGCACCCGCAGATGCCTGCGCAACGTCCTCGCCGCGGCCCGCCCCGGAGCCAGGGTCGTCGCCATCGAGAACCTGGTCGACGACACGCCGTCCATGCGGTTCACCACAGCCATGGACCTGATGCTGCTGCTCAACGTCGGCGGTGCCAAGCACACCAAGGAGAGCCTGCGCACCCGCCTGGCCGACGCCGGACTGGTGCTCGGGGACATCCGACCCGTCAACGCGTACCTGCACGCCTTCGAGTGCACCGTGCCCGGGTGATCCTCCCGTCCGGTACGCGTCACGACGCCCCGGGACCGGCGGTGGGCCGGCCCCGGGGCGTCGTCCTGCGTACCGGACGGCGGCGCCTGTCCGCCCGTACGCGTCAGGTTCCGGCCAGCGCGCTGTTGACGAGGTCGAGGAACTCGCGCGGCGACTTGCACTGGTCCGCACCGGCGGGCAGCGCCCGGCCGTGCCGGTTCTCCAGCTCGCCGACGATGCCGAGCAGCCCGAGGGAGTCGAGCCCCCACTCGTCGAACTGCGCGTCGGGCCGGGTCGCCATTGCGGCGGGGTCGACGGCGATCCCCGCACCCTTCTTCATCAGCGCGGCCAGTTCTTCCACGGTCAGTCGGTCGGTCATGACGGCCTCTCCTCAGGCTCGGTCCGGCGAACGCCGGTCGGTGATCAGGCGCATCTCAGAGCGCTCCAGGAAGCGTGAGATCTCCTGGTGGGTGGTGGGGACGCCGTCCTTGGCGCTGTCCAGCAGGCGCGCGAGGACCGCCGCCTTGTGGCCGCCCTCGACGCCGAGCGTCAGGGCCGGCCGGGCGTCGTGCGGCCCGCGCAGGTCGAGAAGGCGGACGACGACGTCGTCGCGCTGGAATACGGTGCTCGCCTCGATGGGGCTCGCCGCGTCGTCCACGGCGGCCTCGTCCTGCGCGGCGAGCAGCCGGGCGAGTTCCATGCCGCACCCCTTCTTGGCGGGATGGAACAGCGCGTGCCGTGCGAGGTCCGGGCTCTCGCCGCCGCCCGCCGCCACGTGGTGCACCGCGGGGAGCGCCGCACGGGTGAAGAAGGTCCGGGCCGAACCGGGGTCGCTGAGATCCCGGTCCTGCTCCAGGTAGGGATTGATGGCCTCCTCCAACGCCCTGACCGCGGGCTGCAGGGCCACGTGGCGCAGCGCCGCGAGCAGGTCGCCCTCGACCTCGACGGCCCGCACGACGCGGTTGCCGTGCATGAAGAGCGAGGTGCGCCGCAGCCGGGTGTGCTCGTCGACCTGCGCCTGTGGGGACGCGTACCCGCTGAGCAGCTCCGCCACGACGGCCTCGCTGCCCGGCTTGACCGTGAAGGTCAGGGCGTGGCGCACCACACCGTCGCCGCGCCTCGGGGAGACCCGGAGACGGTCTCCGGAGCGGTCCGGGCCGTCCACGGAAGCCGGGGCGAAGCCGTGGCCGGCGGACGCGCCGGGGGAGAAGGCCACGCCGGACGGACCGGGGTCCCGGTCGGTCTCCCGCAGCACGTTGAACCTCAGCGAGCGGGTGTCCCGCACGCAGCCGTGCAACGGCTGGACCGAGGCGACGTGCTCCTCGCTGTTGACCCAGGCCAAGAACCGCGGTGCGCTCTCCCATTCACTGGTGATCAGCCACTGTGACGGATTCTCGATCGACTGGCACAGCTCGTCCCGGATGTGCCCGGGAACGCAGGAGACCTGCTTGTGGAGGTTCTCGTAGACCTCCAGGAACTGGTTCTGCGCGCCGTCGTACAGATCGAGCAGCAGCACGACCCGAAGTCGCGAGTCGTCGAAGGCGGACTGGGATATCCGTTCCGACAAGGCTGTCATCGTTCACACTCCTTCGAGACCACACGGTCGCCACGGGACGGCGCCACCCGAACCGATCGTGGTCCGGTGGCCCCGTCGGCGCGAGAGGAGAGAACCAAGCGGGTGAACGAGCGAGCGAACCCCCTTCGTAGAGGGCATGGAAGAGCACATGAAGGAAAACGTCGACCACCGCGTCCCGGTCCTCATCGTGGGCGGCTCGCTGGTGGGCCTGTGCACCTCGCTGTTCCTCGGCCGTCATGGGATCACGCACATGCTGGTCGAGAAGCATGCGGGAACCTCGCTCCACCCGCGTGGACGCGGTATCAACGTCCGCACGATGGAGCTGTTCCGGGTCGCCGGGGTCGAGGACCGGATCCGCGGGGCCGCCTCGGTGCTGGCCGACAACCACGGCATCCTGCAGGGCGGCTCGCTCACTGGTGACGACCAGGAGTGGTTGTTCGAGCAGATCGACCCGGGTGGCGCACTGGCGCGGTTCAGCCCGTCGACCTGGTGCCTGTGCAGCCAGAACGACATCGAGCCGGTTCTGATGTCGGTGACGCCAAGGCTCGGAGCGGACCTGCGGTTCTCCACCGAGCTGCTCTCCTTCGAACAGGACGGGAGCGGGGTCACCGCGATCGTCAAGAACCGCGAGACGGGCGAGGAGAGCACGGTGCGCGCCGACTACCTCGTCGCCGCCGACGGGCCCCGCAGCCCCGTGCGCGAACAGCTCCGCATCGGCCGGAGCGGCTCCGGCGACCTGTTCCACAACGTCAGCATCACCTTCCGGTCCCGGATGCTCGCGGACGTGGTCGGCGACCGGCGTTTCATCGTCTGCTATCTGACCAGGCCCGACGCCGACGGGGCGTTGCTGCCCGTCGACAACCGCGAGCGGTGGGTCTTCCACGCCCCCTGGCATCCCGACCGGGGCGAGACGCTGGAGGACTTCACCGACGAGCGCTGCGTCGAGCACATCCGGCGTGCCGTCGGCGCGCCCGACCTGGACGTCGAGATCACCGGGAAGGCGCCCTGGCACGCCGCCGAGCGCGTCGCCCAGCGGTACGCGGCCGGCCGGGTCTTCCTCGCCGGCGACTCCGCCCACGAGATGTCGCCCACCGGTGCCTTCGGCTCCAACACGGGCATCCAGGACGCGCACAACCTCGCCTGGAAGCTCTCAGCGGTGCTGGACGGAGCCGCGGGCCCCGGGCTGCTGGAGACGTACGAGGCCGAGCGGCTCCCGGTGGCGCGGGCGACGAGCGAGCGGGCCTCGGCCCGCTCGGCCGAGCACAGCCACCCGGGCTACGAACCGGACCCCGAGTCCGTCCCCGAGGCGCCCGCGCGCGGCGGCCGGCAGAACGGGGTCCTGTCCGTGGCCATGGGATACCGCTACCCCCACGGCGCGGTGGTGGGAGCCGACCCGGACCTGCCGGTCGTGCCGGACCGCATGCGGCTGTGCGGGGACCCGGGCTCGCGCGCCCCGCACCTGTGGCTGCGCGACCGGGTGGCGGGGACGCGCAGGTCCACCGTCGACCTCTACGAGCGGTCCTTCGTCCTGCTCAGCTCCGAGGGCACCCCGTGGAACGGCGCGGCCGAATCGGTCGCCAAGCGGATGAGCGTCCGGCTCGACGCCTACGGGATCGGCACCGGCCCGGAGGCCGACCTGGTTGCGGAGGACGGCGCCGACTGGGCCGAGGCGCACGGCGCCACCCCGGCCGGGGCGGTCCTGGTGCGCCCGGACGGCTTCGTGGCCTGGCGCTCGGTGGAGGCGGTGGCGGACCCGGAATCCGTCCTCCACAAGGTCCTCACCACCGTGCTGGACCGCCGCTGACCTCCGGCCCGCCCGCGGACGCAGCAGGGCGCCGCCCCACGGAAGTCCGCGGGGCGGCGCCCGTCGAGTACGGCGACGGCCCACACGGCGTCTCATCCGGGCATCCGAATACCGGACAACTCTGCCCGCCGCCCGGCAACGGCATCTAGTCTGGCCGGGCAGCTGGTTCGCCCCGTCCGCCAGACGGGATGCGTCGTAAGAGGGAACCCGGTGGGAATCCGGGACTGCCCCGCAGCGGTGAGCGGGAACGACCGCCGTCATACGCACTGGGACCGCGACAGGTCCTGGGAAGCGACGGCCAGTAGGTGTCCGCCGGGAGACCGGCAGGCGCGCCCGCGAGTCCGAAGACCTGCCCGTTGCCCGCGCGCGACCCGTCGTGCGCGGAGATCCCGGTGACCTCGTGGGCGGGTCGGCGAAACATCAGGCGGGCGACCGCGGGCGCGTACGTACGCGCACCGCAAACCGGTCGAGGTCCCTCCTGTCCGTCATCCCTTCGCGCTCCCGACCCGCACCGGGTCCACAGGAGACAGCTCGCGAAGGAGAGTTCCGTGACCAGCAAGACCCCCGCCCCCGCCGTCCGGACCGGTGCCGCCACCGTGTACGGCTACCCGCGCCAGGGCCGGAACCGGGAACTGAAGAAGGCAGTCGAGGGCTACTGGAGCGGCCGGGTCGGTGCCGAAGCCCTCCGGGGCGCGGCCCGAGAACTGCGCCGGACCAACTGGCAGCAGCTGACCGACGCCGGTATCACCGAGGTGCCCACCGGCGACTTCTCGTACTACGACCACGTGCTGGACGCCAGTCTCATGGTCGGCGCCGTTCCCGCACGCCACCGCGCCGCCGTCGAAGCGGACGCCCTGGACGGCTACTTCGCCATGGCGCGCGGCACCCAGGACGTGGCGCCGCTGGAGATGACCAAGTGGTTCGACACCAACTACCACTACCTGGTGCCGGAACTGGGCCCGGACACCGTCTTCACCGCCGACTCCTCCCGACAGGTGGCCGAGTTCGAGGAGGCACGCGCACTCGGCCACACCGCCCGCCCGGTGCTGGTCGGGCCCGTGACCTACCTGCTGCTGGCCAAGCCCGCCCCCGGTGTGGCGGCCGGTTTCGACCCCCTCGCCCTGCTCGACCGTCTGCTCCCCGTGTACGCACGCGTCCTCGCGGACCTGCGTGCGGCCGGTGCCGAGTGGGTCCAGTTGGACGAGCCCGCCCTCGTGCAGGACCGCACCCCCGCCGAACTGAGCGCCGCCGCCCGCGCCTACCGCGTGCTCGGCGCCGCGTCCGACCGGCCCAGGCTGCTCGTGGCCTCGTACTTCGACCGGCTCGGCGCGGCCCTGGAAGTGCTGGCCAAGGCCCCGGTGGACGGGCTCGCGCTGGACTTCACCGGCGCGGCCGCCGCCAACCTCGACGACCTCGCCGCCGTCGGCGGCCTGCCCGGCAAGCGCCTGGTCGCGGGTGTCGTCAACGGCCGCAACGTCTGGATCAACGACTTCGAGAAGTCCCTCGGCACGCTCGGCACCCTCCTCGGCCTCGCCGGCAGCGTCGACGTGGCCGCCTCCTGCTCGCTGCTCCACGTCCCGCTGGATGCCTCCGCCGAACGGGACATCGACCCGCAGGTCAGGCGCTGGCTCGCCTTCGCCCGGCAGAAGACCGCCGAGATCGCCACGCTCGCCCGCGGACTCGCCCGCGGCACGGACGCCATCGCGGCCGAACTCGCCGCGAACCGGGCCGACCTGGCCTCCCGGACTCACTCGTCCGTCACCCGGGACCCCGCCGTCCGCGCCCGCACCGCGGACGTCACCGAAGCCGACGGCCGCCGCTCCCAGCCCTACGAGGAGCGGGCCGCCGCCCAGCGCGCCCGCCTCGGGCTGCCGCTGCTGCCCACGACCACCATCGGATCGTTCCCCCAGACCGCCGAACTGCGCAACGCCCGCGCCGATCTGCGGGCCGGCCGCATCGACACCGCCGGCTACGAGGAGCGCATCAGGGCGGAGATCCGGGAGGTCCTGGACTTCCAGGAGAAGGCGGGCATCGACGTGCTGGTGCACGGAGAGCCCGAACGGGGCGACATGGTCCAGTATTTCGCCGAGCAGCTGACCGGCTACCTCGCCCCGCGACACGGCTGGGTCCAGTCCTACGGCACCCGCTACGTCCGCCCGCCCGTCCTGGCCGGGGACGTCTCCCGCCCCGACCCGATGACCGTCCGCTGGACGGCGTACGCGCAGTCGCAGACGGCGAAGCCGGTCAAGGGCATGCTCACCGGGCCCGTCACCATGCTCGCCTGGTCCTTCGTCCGTGACGACCAGCCGCTCGCGGACACCGCCCGGCAGGTTGCGCTGGCCCTGCGCGACGAGGTCAACGACCTGGAGGCCGCCGGGACCTCCGTGATCCAGGTGGACGAGCCCGCGCTGCGGGAGACGCTGCCGCTGCGCGGCGCCGACCGCGCGGCCTACCTCGCCTGGGCCACCGAGTCCTTCCGGCTCACCACGGCGGGCGTCCGGCCGGACACCCAGATCCACACGCACATGTGCTACGCCGAGTTCGGCGACATCCTCGGGGCCATCGGGGACCTCGACGCCGACGTCATCAGCCTGGAGGCCGCCCGGTCCCACATGCAGGTCGCCGGTGAGCTGTCCGGCGCCGGCTACCCGCGCGAGGTCGGTCCGGGCGTCTGGGACATCCACTCGCCGCGGATCCCGTCCACCGACGAGGCCTCGGCGCTGCTGCGCGAGGGTCTCGGTGCCATCCCGGCCGAACGGCTGTGGGTCAATCCCGACTGCGGTCTCAAGACCCGGGCCTGGGCCGAGACCCGGGCCTCCCTGGAGAACCTGGTCGAGGCGGCCCGCAGGGTCCGCGGCGAGGTGATCGCAGCCGGTTCCTGACGGGTCGGGCGGGTCGCCCGGCCCGTCAGGCGGAGAGAGGGGGAACGGCGTACTCCGCGTGCGGCCGGTCCCCGCCTCCGTCCCGGTCCCCGCCTCCGTCCCGGTCTGCCCGCCCGGCGGCGGTCCCGGTGAGCCCCGCGACATGGTCGGTGATCATGTCGAGG
This window encodes:
- a CDS encoding methyltransferase gives rise to the protein MTTLSSTPAPTPAPVPAPNAGPPHTPPPAMRLRELAFGAAVAAAVRAAARLRVADALGESPATPADLAAAVHAEPKPLQRLLRALSCHGIFAETEDGSFVHTEMSRLLREDDPHSLRHISLWCTEPWTWQAWPRLDDAVSTGDGASIFHDLFGKGFFDYLHEDAHESAHVFNRAMTTSSVQSALDVADLLDLTGVSVVADIGGGQGHVLASLLEKHPTVRGHLLDLPGVVAKADPRLLDGGPLADRTGIVPGDCREAVPVEADLYIIKNILEWDDESTRRCLRNVLAAARPGARVVAIENLVDDTPSMRFTTAMDLMLLLNVGGAKHTKESLRTRLADAGLVLGDIRPVNAYLHAFECTVPG
- a CDS encoding acyl carrier protein; amino-acid sequence: MTDRLTVEELAALMKKGAGIAVDPAAMATRPDAQFDEWGLDSLGLLGIVGELENRHGRALPAGADQCKSPREFLDLVNSALAGT
- a CDS encoding SchA/CurD-like domain-containing protein, with product MTALSERISQSAFDDSRLRVVLLLDLYDGAQNQFLEVYENLHKQVSCVPGHIRDELCQSIENPSQWLITSEWESAPRFLAWVNSEEHVASVQPLHGCVRDTRSLRFNVLRETDRDPGPSGVAFSPGASAGHGFAPASVDGPDRSGDRLRVSPRRGDGVVRHALTFTVKPGSEAVVAELLSGYASPQAQVDEHTRLRRTSLFMHGNRVVRAVEVEGDLLAALRHVALQPAVRALEEAINPYLEQDRDLSDPGSARTFFTRAALPAVHHVAAGGGESPDLARHALFHPAKKGCGMELARLLAAQDEAAVDDAASPIEASTVFQRDDVVVRLLDLRGPHDARPALTLGVEGGHKAAVLARLLDSAKDGVPTTHQEISRFLERSEMRLITDRRSPDRA
- a CDS encoding FAD-dependent monooxygenase; the encoded protein is MKENVDHRVPVLIVGGSLVGLCTSLFLGRHGITHMLVEKHAGTSLHPRGRGINVRTMELFRVAGVEDRIRGAASVLADNHGILQGGSLTGDDQEWLFEQIDPGGALARFSPSTWCLCSQNDIEPVLMSVTPRLGADLRFSTELLSFEQDGSGVTAIVKNRETGEESTVRADYLVAADGPRSPVREQLRIGRSGSGDLFHNVSITFRSRMLADVVGDRRFIVCYLTRPDADGALLPVDNRERWVFHAPWHPDRGETLEDFTDERCVEHIRRAVGAPDLDVEITGKAPWHAAERVAQRYAAGRVFLAGDSAHEMSPTGAFGSNTGIQDAHNLAWKLSAVLDGAAGPGLLETYEAERLPVARATSERASARSAEHSHPGYEPDPESVPEAPARGGRQNGVLSVAMGYRYPHGAVVGADPDLPVVPDRMRLCGDPGSRAPHLWLRDRVAGTRRSTVDLYERSFVLLSSEGTPWNGAAESVAKRMSVRLDAYGIGTGPEADLVAEDGADWAEAHGATPAGAVLVRPDGFVAWRSVEAVADPESVLHKVLTTVLDRR
- the metE gene encoding 5-methyltetrahydropteroyltriglutamate--homocysteine S-methyltransferase, whose translation is MTSKTPAPAVRTGAATVYGYPRQGRNRELKKAVEGYWSGRVGAEALRGAARELRRTNWQQLTDAGITEVPTGDFSYYDHVLDASLMVGAVPARHRAAVEADALDGYFAMARGTQDVAPLEMTKWFDTNYHYLVPELGPDTVFTADSSRQVAEFEEARALGHTARPVLVGPVTYLLLAKPAPGVAAGFDPLALLDRLLPVYARVLADLRAAGAEWVQLDEPALVQDRTPAELSAAARAYRVLGAASDRPRLLVASYFDRLGAALEVLAKAPVDGLALDFTGAAAANLDDLAAVGGLPGKRLVAGVVNGRNVWINDFEKSLGTLGTLLGLAGSVDVAASCSLLHVPLDASAERDIDPQVRRWLAFARQKTAEIATLARGLARGTDAIAAELAANRADLASRTHSSVTRDPAVRARTADVTEADGRRSQPYEERAAAQRARLGLPLLPTTTIGSFPQTAELRNARADLRAGRIDTAGYEERIRAEIREVLDFQEKAGIDVLVHGEPERGDMVQYFAEQLTGYLAPRHGWVQSYGTRYVRPPVLAGDVSRPDPMTVRWTAYAQSQTAKPVKGMLTGPVTMLAWSFVRDDQPLADTARQVALALRDEVNDLEAAGTSVIQVDEPALRETLPLRGADRAAYLAWATESFRLTTAGVRPDTQIHTHMCYAEFGDILGAIGDLDADVISLEAARSHMQVAGELSGAGYPREVGPGVWDIHSPRIPSTDEASALLREGLGAIPAERLWVNPDCGLKTRAWAETRASLENLVEAARRVRGEVIAAGS